The following coding sequences lie in one Kribbella sp. NBC_00709 genomic window:
- a CDS encoding helix-turn-helix domain-containing protein — MTELGAYGGPTALRIMLGVHLRRLREEAQISRTDAGWAIRGSESKISRLELGRVGFKVRDVDDLLTLYKVENEEERDRLLTLAREANNPGWWQRYDDLTPQWFHSYLGLEMAADLIRTFELQFVPGLLQTPEYARAVVQLGRQDLPLSRAEQDRLVTLRMSRQDVLTRQRPARLWAVIDEAVLRRPIGSPAILKAQLKYLIEASRRHNVTLQIIPFSQGGYTATGGAFTLLRFNDGDLPDIVYIEHLTSAVYLDKRDELDTYVVTMDAVSITAAQPRETENLLRQAIERLD; from the coding sequence GTGACCGAGCTGGGCGCGTACGGCGGTCCGACCGCCTTGCGCATCATGCTTGGGGTGCACCTGCGCCGGCTGCGCGAGGAAGCCCAGATCAGCCGGACCGACGCGGGCTGGGCGATCCGGGGTTCGGAATCGAAGATCAGCCGGCTGGAGCTCGGCCGGGTCGGGTTCAAGGTGCGCGACGTCGACGACCTGCTGACGCTCTACAAGGTCGAGAACGAGGAAGAGCGCGATCGCCTGCTGACGTTGGCCCGCGAGGCCAACAACCCGGGCTGGTGGCAACGGTACGACGACCTCACGCCGCAGTGGTTCCACTCGTATCTCGGCCTCGAGATGGCGGCGGACCTGATCCGTACGTTCGAGCTGCAGTTCGTGCCCGGGTTGCTGCAGACACCGGAGTACGCCCGCGCCGTCGTGCAACTCGGCCGGCAGGATCTGCCGCTGTCGCGGGCCGAGCAGGATCGCCTCGTCACGTTGCGGATGAGCCGTCAGGACGTGCTGACGCGGCAACGACCGGCGCGGCTGTGGGCGGTCATCGACGAGGCGGTACTGCGACGCCCGATCGGCAGCCCGGCGATCCTCAAAGCCCAACTGAAGTACCTGATCGAGGCCTCCCGGCGGCACAACGTGACGCTGCAGATCATCCCGTTCTCCCAGGGCGGCTACACCGCGACCGGCGGTGCGTTCACCCTGCTCCGGTTCAACGACGGCGACCTGCCCGACATCGTCTACATCGAGCACCTGACCAGTGCGGTCTACCTCGACAAGCGCGACGAGCTGGACACGTACGTCGTCACGATGGACGCCGTCTCGATCACCGCCGCCCAGCCGCGGGAAACCGAGAACCTGCTGCGTCAGGCGATCGAGCGCTTGGACTAG
- a CDS encoding SAM-dependent methyltransferase: protein MPDAKQAPSSIPVGVDTSRASIARVYDAFLGGKDNFEVDREVLRGVQAAAPQAQDLAWSNRNFLIRSCRFLAGQAGITQYLDCGSGLPTAENTHQVVQRIQPEAKVLYIDNDPVVLAHGRALLEENENTLFVRADIFEPDEVLSKPEVRDFLDFSQPIAVIQAGTLHHYIGTEGAQIMQKYVDAVVPGSYTVISHFYDPETPEHTAVAQKMEEKFIHSPMGSGRFRTRKELMEFFPDQELVPPGLVLCDDWWPDGPRLKPLNQVEECIVGGVGRKV, encoded by the coding sequence ATGCCCGATGCCAAACAGGCGCCCAGTTCGATCCCGGTCGGCGTCGACACCAGCCGGGCCAGCATCGCCCGGGTCTACGACGCCTTCTTGGGCGGCAAGGACAACTTCGAGGTCGACCGCGAGGTACTGCGCGGGGTCCAGGCCGCCGCGCCGCAGGCCCAGGACCTGGCCTGGTCGAACCGGAACTTCCTGATCCGCTCGTGCCGGTTCCTGGCCGGCCAGGCGGGGATCACGCAGTACCTCGACTGCGGATCCGGTCTGCCGACCGCCGAGAACACCCACCAGGTCGTGCAGCGGATCCAGCCCGAGGCCAAGGTGCTCTACATCGACAACGACCCGGTGGTGCTCGCGCACGGCCGCGCGCTGCTCGAGGAGAACGAGAACACGCTGTTCGTCCGCGCCGACATCTTCGAGCCGGACGAGGTGCTGAGCAAGCCCGAGGTGCGTGACTTCCTCGACTTCAGCCAGCCGATCGCCGTGATCCAGGCCGGCACGCTGCACCACTACATCGGCACCGAAGGTGCGCAGATCATGCAGAAGTACGTCGACGCGGTGGTGCCCGGGTCGTACACGGTGATCTCGCACTTCTACGACCCGGAGACTCCGGAGCACACCGCGGTCGCCCAGAAGATGGAGGAGAAGTTCATCCACAGCCCGATGGGCAGCGGTCGGTTCCGCACCCGCAAGGAGCTGATGGAGTTCTTCCCGGACCAGGAGCTGGTGCCGCCGGGCCTGGTGCTCTGCGACGACTGGTGGCCGGACGGCCCGCGACTCAAGCCGTTGAACCAGGTCGAGGAGTGCATCGTCGGCGGGGTCGGCCGCAAGGTCTGA
- a CDS encoding ricin-type beta-trefoil lectin domain protein, with protein MRLKSVLLCALLGLAAALVPGSASAVGVTPGTYVNYTFDTASLTQAEFRMTINNTPGRANVYWSNQFDFTGGDVGGYTGMQTHRDGGGMFLYSLWNSTDMRVGDAGTYCIKFQEDGTGGSCRLDQAPTPGHTYAFAVASEGSGWYGVTVRDLTAGTSFKLGSLQTGAGNTISTSGMVSWTEYFDWNNDKATCDDEPYSKLTMNLPTSGSLTAHFTGSSESTGCAADSQVTLNGSTAVQGNGIGNSASGDIRGSGGCLDVSGSDGTTILLYSCTGGDNQNWVHAENKTFHAQFSCLDASATQAGTVVLYSCHGGANQQWTQPGDGTIRANGLCLTAPGALGNPVTVASCNNSAAQRWTF; from the coding sequence ATGAGACTCAAGTCCGTACTGCTCTGCGCCCTTCTCGGCCTCGCAGCCGCCCTCGTTCCCGGTAGCGCGTCGGCCGTCGGCGTCACGCCCGGCACGTACGTCAACTACACCTTCGACACCGCGTCGCTCACCCAGGCCGAGTTCCGGATGACGATCAACAACACGCCCGGTCGCGCGAACGTCTACTGGTCCAACCAGTTCGACTTCACCGGCGGCGACGTCGGCGGCTACACCGGCATGCAGACCCATCGCGACGGCGGCGGCATGTTCCTGTACTCGCTCTGGAACTCCACCGACATGCGCGTCGGCGACGCCGGCACGTACTGCATCAAGTTCCAGGAGGACGGCACCGGTGGTAGTTGCCGCCTCGACCAAGCCCCGACACCCGGCCACACCTACGCGTTCGCGGTCGCGAGCGAAGGCAGCGGCTGGTACGGCGTCACGGTCCGCGACCTCACCGCCGGTACGTCGTTCAAACTCGGCAGCCTGCAAACCGGCGCCGGCAACACGATCAGTACGTCGGGAATGGTCAGCTGGACCGAGTACTTCGACTGGAACAACGACAAGGCCACCTGCGACGACGAGCCGTACTCGAAGCTGACGATGAACCTGCCGACCAGCGGCAGCCTCACCGCACACTTCACCGGCAGCTCGGAGAGCACCGGCTGTGCGGCCGACAGCCAGGTCACGCTGAACGGATCGACCGCCGTCCAGGGGAACGGCATCGGCAACTCGGCATCCGGCGACATCCGCGGCAGCGGCGGCTGCCTGGACGTCTCCGGCTCGGACGGTACGACGATCCTGCTGTACAGCTGCACCGGCGGCGACAACCAGAACTGGGTGCATGCGGAGAACAAGACGTTCCACGCCCAGTTCAGCTGCCTCGACGCGAGCGCTACCCAGGCCGGCACCGTGGTCCTCTACAGCTGCCACGGCGGCGCGAACCAGCAGTGGACCCAGCCCGGCGACGGCACCATCCGCGCCAACGGATTGTGTCTGACCGCACCAGGTGCCCTCGGCAATCCAGTAACCGTTGCCTCATGCAACAATTCGGCGGCGCAACGCTGGACGTTCTGA
- a CDS encoding helix-turn-helix domain-containing protein, protein MDNRAPLDVIAASLRRHRARTGLSLTEVAKRAGVAKSTLSQLESGTGNPSVETLWALAVALDTPFAALLDPPRPKVQIIRAGEGPAIYSDQADYSATLVASSPPNARRDIYRIVASPGPGRKSEPHMPGVVEHVVLGSGRALVGPTDDPVELLPGDYIAYPGDLPHVFQALEEGTAATLVSEHV, encoded by the coding sequence ATGGACAACAGGGCACCACTGGACGTGATCGCCGCCTCTTTGCGCCGGCACCGGGCCCGGACCGGCCTGTCCTTGACCGAGGTCGCGAAACGCGCCGGCGTCGCCAAGTCCACGTTGTCCCAGCTCGAGTCCGGCACCGGCAACCCGAGCGTCGAAACCCTGTGGGCGCTGGCGGTCGCCCTCGACACCCCGTTCGCAGCGCTGCTCGACCCGCCGCGCCCGAAGGTCCAGATCATCCGGGCCGGCGAGGGCCCGGCGATCTACTCAGACCAGGCCGACTACAGCGCGACCCTGGTCGCGTCCAGCCCGCCGAACGCCCGCCGCGACATCTACCGGATCGTCGCCTCCCCCGGCCCGGGCCGGAAGTCCGAGCCGCACATGCCGGGCGTCGTCGAGCACGTCGTCCTCGGTTCCGGCCGCGCCCTCGTCGGCCCGACCGACGACCCGGTCGAGCTCCTCCCGGGCGACTACATCGCCTATCCCGGCGACCTCCCGCACGTCTTCCAGGCGCTCGAGGAAGGTACGGCCGCCACGCTCGTTTCCGAGCATGTGTAA
- a CDS encoding AzlC family ABC transporter permease, whose product MRSIWRTLDRGLARDIALVCLADGVVGLSYGAISVGGGLPLWVPILLSIVVFAGASQFLFVGIVAAGGSPIAAMIAGLLVNSRHVAFGLAVSDVIGTGWRRFPGSHMMTDENVAFAMGQDELEQKRAAYWAGGVGIFVCWNIGVVVGGLAGSVITDTDAFGLDAAFPAVLLALVLPALRDRTTRTAAFVGVVIALAATPFLPAGLPVLLALVGLLFYRAEKLALEVAS is encoded by the coding sequence ATGCGTTCGATATGGCGAACACTCGACCGGGGACTCGCCCGCGACATCGCCCTGGTCTGCCTGGCCGACGGTGTCGTCGGGCTCTCGTACGGCGCGATCAGCGTCGGCGGCGGGCTGCCGTTGTGGGTGCCGATCCTGCTGTCGATCGTGGTGTTCGCGGGCGCGTCGCAGTTCCTCTTCGTCGGGATCGTCGCGGCCGGCGGAAGCCCGATCGCCGCGATGATCGCGGGCCTGCTGGTGAACAGCCGGCACGTCGCGTTCGGCCTCGCGGTCAGCGACGTGATCGGCACCGGTTGGCGTCGCTTCCCCGGGAGCCACATGATGACCGACGAGAACGTCGCGTTCGCGATGGGGCAGGACGAGCTCGAGCAGAAGCGGGCGGCGTACTGGGCCGGCGGTGTCGGCATCTTCGTCTGCTGGAACATCGGGGTCGTCGTAGGCGGGCTGGCCGGCTCGGTGATCACCGACACCGACGCCTTCGGGCTCGACGCGGCGTTCCCCGCCGTGCTGCTGGCGCTGGTGCTGCCTGCGCTGCGCGACCGTACGACGCGTACGGCGGCGTTCGTCGGCGTCGTGATCGCCTTGGCTGCAACGCCGTTCCTGCCCGCCGGTCTGCCGGTCCTGCTCGCGCTGGTCGGCCTCCTCTTCTACCGCGCCGAGAAGCTCGCCCTGGAGGTGGCCTCATGA
- a CDS encoding AzlD domain-containing protein, which yields MTSTPLMLVGIGVLAIGTFSLRFAGPALRSRFEVPERAQQLLAVAAIVLLTALVATSALTDGHGPAGIARPAGVLVGGILAWRKAPFVLVVVAAAATAAVLRLLGVP from the coding sequence ATGACGAGCACCCCGCTGATGCTGGTCGGTATCGGAGTGCTTGCTATAGGCACCTTTTCGCTGCGGTTCGCGGGACCCGCGTTGCGCAGCCGGTTCGAGGTGCCGGAGCGCGCACAGCAACTGCTTGCGGTGGCTGCGATCGTGCTGCTGACCGCGCTGGTAGCCACCTCCGCGTTGACCGATGGCCACGGCCCCGCGGGGATCGCCCGTCCGGCCGGCGTACTGGTAGGCGGCATCCTCGCCTGGCGCAAGGCCCCGTTCGTCCTGGTCGTCGTAGCCGCCGCCGCAACCGCGGCCGTCCTACGCCTCCTCGGCGTCCCGTGA
- a CDS encoding tyrosine-protein phosphatase yields the protein MDLDWPGCRNARDVGGLPTADGRVIRSGVLIRSESLQYLTDDGVEAVRRAGVGRILDLRGDGEVAAYPTPFTGTPLAVRQSLQDPADPEHGRPTIIEACTWMLDRRPELFAAAVKAIADEEDGAVVVHCHGGKDRTGMVVALALSVAGVPEEEIVADYFLTQVRLAPWLEEQLAEEPDTSKHPEMIEFRDTRAESIVAILRHLDTKYGGAEAYLRHGGLTAGDLAKLRARLVD from the coding sequence ATGGATCTCGACTGGCCGGGGTGCCGCAACGCGCGCGATGTCGGCGGTTTGCCGACGGCTGACGGACGTGTGATTCGTTCCGGCGTGCTGATCCGTTCGGAGAGCCTGCAGTACCTGACCGACGACGGTGTCGAGGCGGTACGGCGGGCTGGAGTGGGGCGGATCCTCGATCTGCGCGGTGACGGCGAGGTTGCGGCGTACCCGACTCCGTTCACCGGCACGCCGTTGGCGGTGCGGCAGTCGCTGCAGGATCCGGCCGATCCGGAGCACGGGCGGCCGACCATCATCGAGGCGTGCACGTGGATGCTCGATCGGCGGCCGGAGCTGTTCGCGGCCGCGGTGAAGGCGATCGCGGACGAGGAGGACGGCGCCGTGGTGGTGCACTGTCACGGCGGCAAGGACCGCACCGGCATGGTCGTCGCGCTGGCGCTCAGCGTGGCCGGCGTACCGGAGGAGGAGATCGTCGCCGACTACTTCCTCACCCAGGTGCGGCTCGCGCCGTGGCTCGAGGAGCAGTTGGCCGAGGAGCCCGACACCTCCAAGCATCCGGAGATGATCGAGTTCCGCGACACCCGGGCCGAGTCGATCGTCGCGATCCTGCGGCACCTGGACACGAAGTACGGCGGTGCGGAGGCATACCTGCGGCACGGTGGTCTTACCGCCGGGGACCTCGCGAAACTGAGAGCCCGCTTAGTCGACTGA
- a CDS encoding ABC transporter permease: protein MSTAAQPTGVTDPAALAERYGLSKSSIRPPLGSYLRELWSRRQFVLSYATARTYAMYAGARLGSIWQVLTPLLNAAVYYLAFGVLLGTKNGIDNYVAFLLSGIFVFTFTQRCMTEGSRSLALNLSLIRTLHFPRATLPLAYVLNELNQMLVSLAILFVVVGFTDGPAWRWFLIVPAMVLQMMFNIGITLVFARIGTFVSDITQLLPFVTRTWLYASGIFFSLPGKLAQLDAPSWVVQVLAFNPISAYIDIVRRSLLQEHLKNQLPHAWTIAIVWSFVMLAGGFAYFWQAEDRYGRG from the coding sequence ATGTCCACCGCCGCACAGCCGACCGGGGTGACCGACCCCGCGGCCTTGGCCGAACGTTACGGACTCTCCAAGAGCTCGATCCGCCCCCCGCTCGGCTCGTATCTCCGCGAGTTGTGGAGCCGTCGCCAGTTCGTCCTCAGCTACGCCACCGCACGCACCTATGCCATGTACGCCGGAGCCCGCCTGGGCTCGATCTGGCAGGTGCTGACCCCGCTGCTCAACGCCGCGGTGTACTACCTCGCCTTCGGCGTGCTGCTCGGCACCAAGAACGGCATCGACAACTACGTCGCGTTCCTGCTCAGCGGGATCTTCGTCTTCACGTTCACGCAGCGCTGCATGACCGAGGGTTCGCGCTCGCTCGCGCTGAATCTCTCGCTGATCCGCACCCTGCACTTCCCCCGCGCGACCCTCCCGCTCGCCTACGTGCTGAACGAGCTCAACCAGATGCTGGTCTCGCTCGCGATCCTGTTCGTGGTCGTCGGATTCACCGACGGGCCGGCGTGGCGCTGGTTCCTGATCGTTCCGGCGATGGTGCTGCAGATGATGTTCAACATCGGCATCACGCTCGTCTTCGCGCGGATCGGGACGTTCGTCTCCGACATCACGCAGCTGCTGCCGTTCGTCACCCGGACCTGGTTGTACGCGTCCGGGATCTTCTTCTCGCTGCCCGGCAAGCTGGCCCAGCTCGACGCACCCAGCTGGGTCGTCCAGGTGCTCGCGTTCAACCCGATCTCGGCGTACATCGACATCGTCCGGCGGTCGCTGCTCCAGGAACACCTGAAGAACCAGCTGCCGCACGCGTGGACGATCGCGATCGTCTGGTCGTTCGTGATGCTCGCGGGCGGGTTCGCCTACTTCTGGCAGGCGGAGGACCGCTATGGCCGCGGCTGA